AGTGGAGGATGGATCATGTCCAACAATGCTGTAGCGAGCCGGAGCGTGTAAGAAAGAATATGACACACATATTTGGTTATGAATGGTGGAACATAAGCGAAAATGCCAAGAGTTCATGGCATCAGCATCAAGTCCGGAAGAGCAGTTCTAAGGTGTTTTAATATGTCCATCGGCAACGTATCAGATAGGAGGCTAACCGCGGACCAAAAACAACCTTCAACCAGCACTGGAACGCTGGTGGATTCAAGAAAGAgaatctttgtttcttttgtatcTCACACGTCGATCCGTGGAAAAGCTTGCACTCAAAGGACTTAGAGGTCCAAGGGTGGCAGTTTAGAGTCGCCTCTAACAAATAAGCTCTAGTTGTCGAGATTGTCCAGAAAGACAATCCTTCCACAAAACCCGTGGAACCCATAGAGGCTTACAACATTTCCACGTGTTTCAAATTATAAGTAAGACGCAGTAATAAGAAATTCTCCTGACCATAGTTGCGATAgagaggagccggaccctcttcAATTGAGGGGAgtctagctcatgggatgCAACTCACgggattttttccaaaagtgaagggggtcggagcactgGTTCCGACTATGACTCGTAGGATACACGGTCCCGAGAGGATGAGATctgaacacctgaagaaccctCCGctagtactcatcaacactctGGCGAGGCTTTTTaaacgttacctgtcggaatgcaaggatCCCAAAGAGTGGAAGACCAACAAGACCTTGTCGTATAAGAAGGGAAATACACAAGACATGAGCAACTATTGCTCAATCTGCTTGCTATCCATCAtctacaagagtgatccttggTAGGATTGAAGAGGTCTTCAATGAAGGaaagccatgcgagcaagctgggtttcgaaaaggattcagcacaactgaccacattcacactgtttcgaaactcatcgaagtatcgcgagagtacaagatgccacTACGTTTCACCTTTGTCGACTTGAAGAGGGCCTTTGACTCACTTGAAACAGAAGCGATCATGGGGGCCTTGGACAATCAGGGTGTCCCTACCCAGTTCATGAAGGtatttcgagagttgtacagtaacatCAGTGACCAGAATTTCGTCATTCTACAATAAtgtcatcattgacgtgaacaGAGGGGGCGCTATCTATTACATCTACTGTTACACTATCTTCATTTCGCTTGTGACCTCGTAGTTATAGTTACATCAACTAAAGAGATGAGTCCTCTCTAACCCAACCATTATTTCTGGTTGCCGGTGCCTAGGAAATATTTCTCCGTTTTGCGTAATTGAAAGATGGAGTCTGAGATcatatcttcttcttcttcctagcgtttgtcccgcgttgttgcagagtccgcttttctgcttcttgtcttccatttggttctatccattgcatcagccgtacacaaaggtgcatctatcatatctagcttcacacggtctaaccagcgaatccttggcctcccacgcggcctcgctcctgaaacgtcgagcttcagtgcggtttgggccacagaatcttcctctcgccgcaagacgtgaccgaaccatctcagtcgggcctccttcatcttctcagttatcggaacgacgccgaagatggagcgcacagtgtcgttggatactttctcttttagcgttacacctattgtccaccttaacatccgcatctccatagcgtgtaacactctttccaaggcgttcgtcgtcggccagcacttgcatccgtaaagggcaacaagacgcacaaccgtcctgtagatcttccacttcagtcgaacagggactttcctgtcgcacagtacgcctgttgccattttccatttcatccatgccgcattaacacgtgctcgaccttcttgatcaatgtcgcctgtggaagtcactttggatccaaggtacttgaaacagttcaccttgtttaattcggtgcacgaattgaaccatcctctataattggtccgcactccatgtactcagtttttgatgtgttgaggtgCAATCCATATTTTCCGCAaccgatccttccaagactgtacttgtttctgaagatcacctcgagactccgacgcgagcatgacatcatcggcaaagagtagagtccacggatgctgcttctggatttccttcgttatcgtgtccatgcacagtgtgaacagcagaggtgagaagGATGAACCcccctacttgtacagggaatggcctgcttgttccagcagcacatcgtacaacgctggtaggcttcgcataaagtagcttagtccaccgcacatattcttctggtactctatgcgacctcatggacatccataacagctcatgtgggacacggtcgaaagctttctcgagatcgagaaaagcaagatgcacactgcggttcttctctcgatgtttttccaggaggattcggacagcatggatagcatttATAGTGcggcagtccttcacaaagccgcactggttgagtgaaacgctaacaattttcctcagacgagcttccaggacacgctcaaaaaccttcattgtatggcagagcagtcgtataggcctgtacgaggtgcagtcagcaatgtctcctttccctttccaggcacggtcacggaagtttgccaaacgtctggagtccgttcttctgcaacgatcttgttaaatagagtatcagcaggtatgtcaggaccggttgccttgttcgacttcatttttgcgagggcagcactgacttcgacggcagtaattggtagaacaggaccctcaacgctgggaacggttgggatgggaggatgacagaactcttcgttacacaagtgattgtagtactctcgccacctctccaggatctgaccagagcggcgcagaacggctccatcagctcccttaacgatcttggtgtgctctatatccaacgttgagcgatgacgcgctctgactaaacgatacactgcccgcacgccttctctggtatcaagcatgtcgtacacagccttgtagcggtccgacttcgccttggagactgctttcttagcctccctcttcgccgctaggtaagcaccccgatcttcaggctgacgcgtcctccaccagagcttatacttggacttcttctcacgaattgccgcctgaacttcctcgttccaaaaccacgtagccttttgtacctttggcttacctagagtcgtctttcccagagtgttttccgcagtcaagcgtataacgctggaagtagacgaccacatttcctccacactacgagtagggtggggaagtgtagatggagccacggacgcgaaaaatacctcctttcgatccttcagattccaccatttgatgcgctgtgtttcagtccttggatgtctcttccttagacgggagattttcaagtccatagcgagcagatggtgttgggcagcgacatggtctgtagggatgacttttgaatcctgcagaagtcggcgatctcctcggcgtaacatccagaaatctatttgtgtttcacgaccgccgctggtgtacgtgatcaaatgcgattttttttttcgatactgcgtgttagcaatgatcaagtcacttgcaacagcatactccaggattcgcaacccgtcgtcgttacgagctccatagccgtatccaccatgacaactctcgaatccgtctttccgagaaccgacatgtccgttgaagtctcctccgattaaaagtatttcttcgctttccagggattggacgtactgctccagatcctcccaaaagcttgccttctcttcttcactacagcctggcgcataagcagagacgagtcgcaattccacttctcctgtatctacttttacagccatcaagcgatccgatagtcgatccaccgctgtgacgcaatttctaaacgactcgttcaatatgataccaacgccattgcgatttgatgtgccgtggtagatcagcttgtagccatcgcctaattcccttgccttggagcctttccagcgtgtctcctgtacacagcatatgtcaacacggcgttttctgagactgtctgccagttcacgacttcttccagtaagcgtcccaacgttaagtgttgccaagcgcactggatgttgctggcgatggcggactaacttctttggccggcttcgtcctctagccggtagccctcgtATATTTGCCACATcgcccgggcgaggacaatgcgcgtcgcttctggggtacgccctagcttctgaagaacacatagtagacattagcagtatgacgcgacgggggtgttgtcctcggtcggcttttCGCACTAGCAAACTAGCAgtctggcaccggaatcgtcgtactacctcctcacttagctagcctgtagccttggcccaaggaccgggctagtagccggacacctttgtggcatggttgaacctgccgagacgaagtctcgccaccatagctgcccgacggccagggccaccgctgcgccgctttgaggcgtgaggtaggatttgcagcagaacTTTTCATTCCATGTTTTCAATTCTTATACGCGGTGTTGCTAACTACAAAGCAGTGTAAGTATTTGGTTTAAAAGCAGGTGAGTCGGAGATAACGTGTTTACCCCATGATGCGAGACCGTCTGCACACGCTTTTAACTTTTTAAGCCAGAAAATGCACTTCTTTAACGGTCTCCTGTAAAATGCTTATGCAAAAGCAATCATCATGATCGTGAtcgtgctatataataacgggcttagccTGTGTGTGTtagtttgtgtgtgtgtgctgtgtagtgtgtgtttgtgtgtggtgtgtgtatAAAGACGAGTGTGACAGGTTCCattgcgtcggattggtgcgcaggcGTAAGGAAGCTTTAAAATAAGGTGAGACGGCTCCCACGGCCTCGGATTGGTGCGATGGCGCCAGATAGcataaaattgggtgagacgggtccaacggcgtggAATTGTTGTGGTGTAGTAGTTTCgagcaataacttcgtgtggatgtcgcaaaaggtaaatgaggCGTTGAAACCGTTTCATATCCATGGCCACTTCACGTGTTGTGTTGTACCTCTATGACTTCTCCGTGTATTTATTTCCTAGTCCGTTTGcttcaggttggtaacatgctttctttagaaagtggaaacgcacTTGCAAATGACTGTTAAATAGTAGCCagcagtttacgtgatctgacgtggaaccaTGTCTTTGCCAGTTTCAGTGTTTCACTGAGTTTGGGTTTCACGTGAGTTtcacttcacgtcatttcatatTAGCACATCATTGTGTAGTAACTCTTCGGGAAACACGTGGAAAACCTaaacttcgagtaatgcttctaaaatgtttctatattatattggtactGAAGGAGTGTTTaaagttgaagtttgaatgtgcTCTAAATGTAGAACTCACGCGTTTAGAAACAAAgatatgaaatcttttgttcggatttattttcaaaaaaaaaagaagaaagagttgttagaaaaacacagttctaatttcgcagaaaatgccaccatcggaaaatagagcaattcaggcattcgttTATCAATGTCATATCATTAGTGGTATCGGGGGCCCCACGGATAGAATTTCTTGGCTGCTCAACATAATCCTAAATCAGCTGCTCAGATATGTCCCTGCCCACCTCAGCAGTTCTAGcaacttcctaaaacatcTCCGCAGTACCTCACTTGAGCGTGAATGTGTAGTAGAGACCTTTGACGTTACGTCACTCTatacgaacgtttcaaacgatgtagcgatgcaggctgttcacgaactgctcacgcagcgCCAGGCTTCTTTGAACATGTATGGATTCAGCATCAGGCAGATCATGACATTGATAaacgaatgcctgaattgctctattttccgatggtcgggacagtactaccgacaacttagaggcctagctatgggacaaaggctggcacccactctcgccattgttttcatggccaagatcgaaaagcctataatagaccgcaaaccactgctgtattatcgttacatagatgattgctgcgtcgtctgctcaacccaagcagaactagacgcgtgcttcaatcttctcaatcagcagtgtccgcacattaagttcacaagggagagaccgatagacaactggttggctttcctgaatgtgcacatttacttgcggaatgagatatgtaagactaagtggtaccggaaacccagtagtaaaaacatcttaatccactatccttcagcgcatcccagcaaaatgaaaaaatctgttataggtaacatgtacagaacggcggcaagagtctcatcgagtagccaggaaaaagcaTGGTCTATAAATGTGGCCGATAAAGTAGCAatgtccaatgggtacccagctggagatggtgctacccgacaagcacggtatccctctcgaagacccaacgtagtggatggcccagagaagatccctttctgtttaccttatatatctgatgatatgagcagagcagtacggggctgtctacgaaaagcgggtctaaagaatgacgtgagggttgtggaaatacctccagcaaacctcaaggggaagctggtacgtaaccgtgtgtatgatcgactctgcacaactcccagctgcgtggtttgcccgtatggcagagagggtgattgcatgatatcgggagtggtgtatcgtatcacgtgcaggttgtgcggtgacgattatattggggaaacgggacgcccattgtgtattagggtcaaggagcatctagatggactcgcaaaatcaaaaaccttcaccccacttggagcacaccgtagaatatgtcatccaaactccgaagtagaggtagaagttcgtatattatcttacgagtccgaaatcacagcacgcagaacgctagaggccttttggataaccgccaaaagtccaaaaatgaacaagaaggatgagtgcattgcgatcacaaacgagttatccccgtatcaagacttatgcgggttttgatctacggggcgggccgtgaggtccctatatataaaaacccttgtgactcgtagttgtggtacgtggtggtctgctgagttaacaagtctagctaatgaggttagtactagcctatgtgttgctgtttgagttttcttaccgtttgggtgctttctgtagggtgatgaggcgcttgaggggataggtcactaatggctttgagttttccaggctctgacgaaggcgatatcgccgaaacgttaaccgctgtttaataaagatcgataccaatctcggctacagctcaaggaaatcagttaaaactacagTTCTTCTACTGTGTCGGCGTTCAGTGGATGGCGTcgcctcgtctcggtcagtcggATGACGAcgttcttaaaggcataaccccacgaatctgaggtggttcggatttcaggtggagtattcgtacacgggatcgtagattatggagaggtgggtaattccgtccattttttcctaattgcctaaaaaacgacccggaagatgcggctattttctcaaaattggacAAGATCTTCATTATATTCGTAACCAGGGTTTATTAAGAACAtcttggtaccccacatcgtATGTGGGttcgaaatttctattttctttcgaaatttgcGACAGTGCTACACCGTCGGTTAATAAAAAGACACACATCAGctgtggaaaatctgctcGGAAATTTTCTGAGCGAATGATTTTCCAAGACATGAACTTACAATTTGAACTAGAATCAAGAACTCGTTCTTGACACTAGTTCAAATTGTAAGTTGCTTCGTTGGAAaatactcattttttttccaacaccACACTTAgaacatttgttttatttcgctacttgttccaatttttgagcagGTGTCAGCGGTTTAGAATGAACGCTCATGTCTCGCGCTTTAGACTTGCTTAGGACTCTCCTCCCTTTAGAAGATGtgatacgggatagtagattatggagaggggtgtgattccgtccatttcttcctaattgccgtaaaaaacgatgcggaagatgcggcgcgtgcacaaggctagcgcgctccaaccaAACTCCTTATAGAaaagtagtgcgccggaatgttcgaagccgtatcttccggggcgttttctacggctattaggaagaaatgaacggaatcagccttctctcaataatatacgatcccgtatacgaatactccacctgaaatccgcaccacctcagattcgtgaggtgatgcctttgaac
This window of the Necator americanus strain Aroian chromosome III, whole genome shotgun sequence genome carries:
- a CDS encoding hypothetical protein (NECATOR_CHRIII.G11061.T1): MPPSENRAIQAFVYQCHIISGIGGPTDRISWLLNIILNQLLRYVPAHLSSSSNFLKHLRSTSLERECVVETFDVTSLYTNVSNDVAMQAVHELLTQRQASLNMYGFSIRQIMTLINECLNCSIFRWSGQYYRQLRGLAMGQRLAPTLAIVFMAKIEKPIIDRKPLLYYRYIDDCCVVCSTQAELDACFNLLNQQCPHIKFTRERPIDNWLAFLNVHIYLRNEICKTKWYRKPSSKNILIHYPSAHPSKMKKSVIGNMYRTAARVSSSSQEKAWSINVADKVAMSNGYPAGDGATRQARYPSRRPNVVDGPEKIPFCLPYISDDMSRAVRGCLRKAGLKNDVRVVEIPPANLKGKLVRNRVYDRLCTTPSCVVCPYGREGDCMISGVVYRITCRLCGDDYIGETGRPLCIRVKEHLDGLAKSKTFTPLGAHRRICHPNSEVEVEVRILSYESEITARRTLEAFWITAKSPKMNKKDECIAITNELSPYQDLCGF
- a CDS encoding hypothetical protein (NECATOR_CHRIII.G11059.T2), with amino-acid sequence MDTITKEIQKQHPWTLLFADDVMLASESRGDLQKQYLGSKVTSTGDIDQEGRARVNAAWMKWKMATGVLCDRKVPVRLKWKIYRTVVRLVALYGCKCWPTTNALERVLHAMEMRMLRWTIGVTLKEKVSNDTVRSIFGVVPITEKMKEARLRWFGHVLRREEDSVAQTALKLDVSGARPRGRPRIRWLDRVKLDMIDAPLCTADAMDRTKWKTRSRKADSATTRDKR
- a CDS encoding hypothetical protein (NECATOR_CHRIII.G11060.T1), which gives rise to MCSSEARAYPRSDAHCPRPGDVANIRGLPARGRSRPKKLVRHRQQHPVRLATLNVGTLTGRSRELADSLRKRRVDICCVQETRWKGSKARELGDGYKLIYHGTSNRNGVGIILNESFRNCVTAVDRLSDRLMAVKVDTGEVELRLVSAYAPGCSEEEKASFWEDLEQYVQSLESEEILLIGGDFNGHVGSRKDGFESCHGGYGYGARNDDGLRILEYAVASDLIIANTQYRKKKSHLITYTSGGRETQIDFWMLRRGDRRLLQDSKVIPTDHVAAQHHLLAMDLKISRLRKRHPRTETQRIKWWNLKDRKEVFFASVAPSTLPHPTRSVEEMWSSTSSVIRLTAENTLGKTTLGKPKVQKATWFWNEEVQAAIREKKSKYKLWWRTRQPEDRGAYLAAKREAKKAVSKAKSDRYKAVYDMLDTREGVRAVYRLVRARHRSTLDIEHTKIVKGADGAVLRRSGQILERWREYYNHLCNEEFCHPPIPTVPSVEGPVLPITAVEVSAALAKMKSNKATGPDIPADTLFNKIVAEERTPDVWQTSVTVPGKGKETLLTAPRTGLYDCSAIQ
- a CDS encoding hypothetical protein (NECATOR_CHRIII.G11059.T1) — protein: MDTITKEIQKQHPWTLLFADDVMLASESRGDIDQEGRARVNAAWMKWKMATGVLCDRKVPVRLKWKIYRTVVRLVALYGCKCWPTTNALERVLHAMEMRMLRWTIGVTLKEKVSNDTVRSIFGVVPITEKMKEARLRWFGHVLRREEDSVAQTALKLDVSGARPRGRPRIRWLDRVKLDMIDAPLCTADAMDRTKWKTRSRKADSATTRDKR